A genome region from Candidatus Binatia bacterium includes the following:
- a CDS encoding SPW repeat protein, protein MVPIVLAIAVCEIVSPYVLSFSGGPLVNAVVTGVVVVVLALWALRIPSAALPRWLVLVAGVWLALSPFVLKFSHTAGTTVSSVIVGIALIVLGAYWGLQRAGRGGSVEDRSRRMA, encoded by the coding sequence ATGGTTCCTATTGTGCTCGCGATCGCGGTCTGTGAGATCGTCTCGCCATACGTGCTGTCGTTCAGTGGCGGTCCGCTTGTGAACGCGGTGGTCACCGGCGTCGTGGTCGTCGTGCTCGCCTTGTGGGCGCTCAGGATCCCGTCGGCGGCCCTACCCCGCTGGCTCGTCCTCGTGGCCGGGGTATGGCTCGCCCTCTCGCCGTTCGTCCTCAAGTTCTCGCACACTGCCGGCACGACGGTCAGCAGCGTGATCGTCGGCATCGCCCTCATCGTACTCGGAGCCTATTGGGGCTTGCAGCGAGCTGGCCGCGGCGGCAGCGTCGAAGACCGCAGCCGCCGGATGGCGTAA